A part of Myxococcales bacterium genomic DNA contains:
- a CDS encoding methyltransferase domain-containing protein: protein MKSLFLFTSIFLCVALQSGHWQGAVYQKNSRPQQEWFEQVVSALQLKGNEEILDIGCGDGAISNKIAYMIPQGNIIGIDISKSMIECARENYQTERISFMF, encoded by the coding sequence ATGAAGAGCTTATTTCTATTCACGTCGATCTTTCTATGTGTGGCATTACAAAGTGGACATTGGCAAGGGGCAGTCTATCAAAAAAATTCCAGGCCTCAACAGGAATGGTTTGAGCAGGTTGTGTCGGCTCTACAATTGAAGGGAAATGAGGAAATTTTAGATATCGGCTGTGGTGATGGGGCCATTAGCAATAAGATTGCTTACATGATTCCTCAAGGAAATATTATTGGCATTGATATTTCCAAAAGCATGATTGAGTGTGCACGGGAAAATTATCAAACAGAGCGAATAAGTTTTATGTTTTAG